Genomic DNA from Jatrophihabitans endophyticus:
GGTGGTCGTGACGACGTGGGCGTGCGGCACCGGGTCGAAGTCGCCGGTGAACACCTTGCCGGCGACGAGACCGGCGAAGTGCGCCATGTCGACCATCAACACGGCGCCGACCTCGTCGGCGATCTCGCGCATGGTGGCGAAATTGACTTTGCGCGGATACGCGGAATATCCGGCGATGAGGACGAGCGGCTTGAACTCGCGCGCGGTCGCGCGGACGGCGTCGTAGTCGAGCAGGCCGGTCTCGGGATCGGTGCCGTAGGACGACTGCTCGAACATCTTGCCGCTGATGTTGGGCCGGAAACCGTGGGTGAGGTGCCCGCCGGCATCGAGTGACATGCCCAGCGCGCGCTGGTTGCCCATGGCGCGGCGCAGCTGCTGCCAGTCGTCCTCGGTGAGGTCGTTGACGTGCTTGGCGCCGGCCTCGGCGAGCGCGGGCGACTCGATGCGCTGCGCGAGGATCGCCCAGAAGGCGACGAGGTTCGCGTCGATGCCCGAGTGCGGCTGCACGTATGCGTGCGATGCGCCGAACAGCGCCTTCGCGTGCTCGGCCGCCGCCTGCTCGACGGTGTCGATGTTCTGGCAGGCGGCGTAGAACCGGTGGCCCACGGTGCCCTCGGCGTACTTGTCCGAGAGCCAGGTGCCCATCGTCAGCAGCGTGGCGGGCGACGCGTAGTTCTCGCTGGCGATCAGCTTCAGCGACGCGCGCTGGTCGGCCAGCTCGCCGCGAATCGCGCCCGCGACCGTCGGCTCGACCGACTCGATCACCTGCAGCGCGGCCTGGTACGCGGACGACGCGGTGGCGGCGTCGAAGGGCAGTGACATGAGGGCCTCCGTCGGTCGTCTCGGTGAGCCCAGGCGCGCGGCGGTGGTGCGCGAGCCGCTCCCCGGTGGTCGGATCCACCTGCGAAGCGCCAGTCACGGCTCGCGGCTCACCCTAGCGGACCGTGCCCGTGGGCCGCGGGCGACGGCCGCCGCCGCGTCCCTGCCGCCTTCCACCGTCACGGCTCGTTACGACGGCAGCGTCGGCTCACCTCCCCCTCGACCACCGGCCGTCCACGGGATGTCGCACGGGGCGTGTGCAGACTGCACACGGGCCGTATACGGGCCGCACACGGGCTGTCCTACGCGGCGCGGGGGCGCCATGATGGCGAGGTGGGCGCAGACCTCCCCGACGAGGTGCTCGCGGCCCTGGCCGGGGTCGGGCACCGCGGAGACGCTGCTGCGGCTGCAGCGCTTCTACGACGCGCTGGCCGGGGCGGACCACGGCTTGCGCACCCCGCGCATCCGCGAGGTCCTGGTCGCGGACGACCGCGTGGTGAGCGTGGAGGACAGGCTGGCGGGCCGGCCGCTGCGCGCAGGCATGGACGACCGTGAGCACGTGCTGCGCGAGGCCGACGTCGAGGCGGTGACGACCGTGCTCGCCGGCCTGGCGCGGGTCACGCCCGACGTCGTGACGCCGGACCTGCCGCTCCTTCCCGGCGAGCCGGCGCTGCCCCACGGTGCGGCGTTCGGCACCGCGCTCGCCGACGTCCGCGACGGACTGGGGATGTGACAGGCGCGGATGTGACGCCGGTCAGGACACGAGGTCACCCGGTCGGGACACGAGGTCACGCAGCGACGTCGCATCGGCGCCGCCGAGGTCGCGCACGGCGGTCGTGACGTCGGCGAGGAACCCCTCGCGGACCGAACGGCCGAACGAGACGACCAGCTCGACCACCGGCTGCGGCAGGCCGACGCCCGCCAGCGTCTCGGCGTACGCCGCGTCGTCGAGGTCGGTGACCCCGACCTGCGTGCCCGACACCTCGCTCGCGAGGCCGGCGAGCCCCTCGGCCGTCCATGCCTCGGGTCCGGTGACGTCGTGGACGACGTCGCCGGTGTCGGACACGAGCGCGCCGACGGCGGCGGCCGCGCAGTCGGCACGGGTGACGAAGGCGGCGCGGCCGGCGCCGTAGTTGGTGACGAACGAGCCGTGCGCCGCGGCCTGCCGCACCGCGTCGACCTGCATGTCGGCGTAGAGGTTGTTGCGCAGCATCGACCAGCCGAGGCCGCTGGCACGCAGGTACTCCTCGGTCGCCGCGTGGTCCGGCACGACGCCGGCCGGGTTGTCGGCGGTGGGGCGGGGCAGCGAGGTGTAGGCGATGCGCTCGACCCCGGCGGCCACGGCCGCGTCGATCGCCGCCCGGTGGTGCGCGACGCGCTCGCCGATGGCGTCGGTCGAGACGAGGAGCAGCCGGTCCACCCCCGCGAAGGCATCGGCCAACGTCTCGGGGCGGGTGAAGTCGGCGGCCCGCACGGTGGCGCCGCGGTCGGCGAACTGCGCGAGCTTGGCCGGATCGCGGCTGAGCAGGACGACGTCGCTCGCGTCGACCCGCTGCAGCAGCCGCTCGGCGGCGAGGTGGCCGAGCTGTCCGGAGGCGCCGGTGACGGCGTAGGTGGTCATGTGCACGCTCCCTAATGCAACTGTTTCGGTTACGGATCAAACCGTAGCCGTATCGGTTGCGATAAGGCAAGATGGTGGCGTGGCCGGCCGAGCGAACACGCAGTTCTCCGTCGCCGCGCACGCGCTCGTCTACCTCGCGGGTGCGGGCGGGGGCTTCGGCGCGCACGCCCGTCCGGTGAGCTCGGACGAGCTGGCGCAGAGCGTGAACGTCAATCCCGTCCACCTGCGCCGCGTGCTCGGCCCGTTGCGTGAGGCCGGGCTGCTGCGCTCGCGCCCCGGCGCGCGCGGTGGCTGGGAGCTCGCGCGGGCCGCCGAGCACATCCGTCTCGACGAGGTGTGGGAAGTCGTCGTCACCGGGGCGTTGGTCGCCACCCACGGGCCGAACCCGTCGTGCCCGATCGGCCGGCAGGTGCACGGGCTGCTCGGCGACATCGAGGACGACATGGCGCAGGCCGTCCGCGCCGCCCTGCACCGCCGCACCGTCGCCGAGCTGGTCCGCCGGGTGAGTGACGAGATCCCCGCCGACCGGGGCTGAGAAATTTAGTCGGGCGTCCTAGTATCGCGGGCATGGCCTCCGCGACCTCCGACTTCGACCAGTACCGGCTCACCGAGGAGCAGCAGTTGCTGCGTAAGTCGGTGCGCGAGCTGGCCGAGGACCGCATCGCGCCGCGGGCGGCCGAGATCGACGAGACCGGCGAGTTCCCGTACGACGTGCGTGACGCGCTCGTCCGTGCCGGCTTCCACGCCGTCCACGTGCCCGAGGAGTACGGCGGCATGGGCGCGGACGCGCTGAGCGCCTGCATCGTGGTCGAGGAGGTCGCCCGGGTCTGCGCCTCGTCCTCGCTCATCCCGGCGGTGAACAAGCTCGGGTCGCAGCCGGTGATCCTGTCCGGCTCCGAGGAACTCAAGGCGCAGGTGCTGCCGCCGCTGGCGTCGGGCGAGGCCATGTTCAGCTACGCGCTGTCCGAGCGTGAGGCCGGGTCGGACGCGGCGTCGATGCGCACCCGCGCGGTGCGCGACGGCGAGCACTGGGTGCTCAACGGCACCAAGGCGTGGATCAGCAACGCCGGCGTCTCGAGCTGGTACACCGTCATGGCCGTCACCGAGCCCGGCAAGGGCCCCAAGGGCATCTCGGCGTTCGTCGTCCACCAGGACGACCCCGGGTTCTCGGTCGGCCCCAAGGAGCGCAAGCTCGGCATCAAGGGCAGCCCCACCTGCGAGATCCACTTCGAGGACTGCACCATCCCGGCCGATCGCATCGTCGGTGAACCGGGTACCGGCTTCAAGACCGCCCTGCGCACGCTGGACCACACCCGCCTCGCGATCGGCGCGCAGGCGCTCGGGATCGCGCAGGGGGCCTTCGACCAGGCCGTCGGCTACATCAAGGAGCGGCGGCAGTTCGGTCAGGCCATCGCCGACTTCCAGGGCGTCCAGTTCATGGTCGCCGACATGGGCATGCGCATCGAGGCCGCCCGCCAGCTCGTCTACGCCGCCGCGGCGCGCGCCGAGCGCGAGGAGCCGGGCCTGACGTTCAGCTCGTCCGCGGCCAAGGTGTTCGCCTCCGACACCGCGATGTCGGTGACCGTCGACGCCGTCCAGCTCTTCGGCGGTGCGGGATTTACGAAGGACTTCCCGGTCGAGCGGATGATGCGCGACGCGAAGATCACCCAGATCTACGAGGGCACCAACCAGATCAACCGCATGGTGATGGCGCGCCAGCTGCTGAAGTAGGGCGATACGTGGGGAGGCGGTGACGGCGGCGTCCCCCGCGGATCCGCCGCCGTCACCACATCCTCAGGTCAGCGGCCGGGCGGGCCGCCGCCGAAGCCGCCGCCGCCCCCGCTGCCGCCACCGTTGGAGCCGGTCAGGCCGCCGAGCGTGCTGCTGCCGCCGCGCCGGGTGGAGCTGGTGCTGCTGCTCGAGGGCACCGCGGCCGAGATCTCGGCGAGCACGACCTCGTCGCCGGCGGCGAGACCCGAGGTGACCTGCGCGCGTTCGGTGCCGACGAGTCCGACCTGCACCGTCTTGGTGGAGACGGTCTTGCCGTTGCGCACCTGCACCGTGCTCGCCCGCGACGTCGTGTGCAGCGCCGAGACGGGGACGGTGAGGACCTTGCTCGCGGTGCCGACGTCGATCGAGACGCCGGCGCCCATCCCGTCGTAGAGCGCGGCGTAGCGCCGCGTGAGCGTGACGGTGACCGGGTAGGTGGCCGACGAGCCGCTGCTGCTCGACGTGTTCGTCGCGCCGATGTAGCTGACCTTCGCCGGCACCGGAGCGGTGCGCCCGTCGACCGTGACCGCCGCCGACTGGCCGACCTTCACCAGGTCGATGTCGGCGATCGCGACGTCCACCGTGACCGCGAGCGTCCCGCGGCCCACCACCGTGATCGTGCTGCTGCTCGACGACGCCGAGACGGTGTCGCCCTTCGCGACGTCGACGGCGGCGACCGTGCCGCCCACCGACGACGTCAGGGTGGCGTGGCCGACCGCCTGCTTCGCGACCGCGAGGGCGGCCTGCTTCGCGTCGACCGTCTTCACGTCGGCGGCGATGCGCTCCGCGGTCACGGTCGTGCCGGACGAGGACCCGGACGAGGACCCGGACGACGAGCCGGAGCCCGACGACGAACCGGAGGTCGAGCCCGACGCCGACCCGGACGTCGTCCCCGAGCCCGTCGAACCGCCGGTCGTGGGTGTCGTCCCGCCGCTGCGCGAGCCGCCCGTCGAACCGCCCGTCGAACCGCTCGACGAACCGCCCGTCGAACCGGTGCCGGTCGAGCCGGTGCCGCCGGAGGTGGAGCCGGTGCCGCTCTTCACGAGCGCGGTGACGGCCTTGGTGAGCGTGGCGAGCGCGCTGCTCAGCGAGGTGGCGGCCTTGTCCAGCGCCTTCTGCCCGCTGCCCACGGCACTCACCGCGTCCTGGCAGGCGTCGGTGTCGACGGTCGCGGTCCGGGCGATCTCGACGCGGTAGGTCGTGCCGGCGGTCAGGCCGGCGAACGAGTAGCTGCCGCCGGCGCTCGGGCGCTGCGGGTTGGCCGAGGTCGTCTCGGCGAGGTCGCCGGACTTCGTCCGCAGCGTCACCGCGGACGCCGAGCTCACCTGCCCGCTCACCGTGCCGTCGTCGCCCGCGGTCGCGGTGACCGTCGTCGGACTCGACTCGGCCGACGCCGCGCAGGAGTCGACGAGGTCGTCGACGGCGTCGTCCTGCGCGGCGAGTGCCTTGTCCAGCGCCTGTTGCGCGCTGATCACGGCCTGCTGCGCCGAGGTGACGGCACTGCCGGCCGACGACGACGACGTCGTGGGCGTCCGGGCCGCGACGAGCCGCACCGCCGCCACCGCGTCGGTGTCGAGCGCGGTGGTGCTGACGGCGTTGGCGCTCGTCGTGCCGCCCGTCGTGCCGGTGCCGGTGCCGGTGCCGGTGCCGGTGCTGCCGGTGCCGGACGTGGAGCTGGCGCCCGAGCCGCCGGTGCTCGTCGACACCGTGGTGCCGTTGGCCTGTGCCTCGCGGTCGGTGGCCAGCTGCTCCTTCGCCTGCGCGACGGCGGTCCTGGCGTCGTCCACCGCCGCCTCGAGGTCGTCCGGATCGAGGGTGGCGACGGTCTGGCCCGCCGTGACGGTGTCCCCGACGGCCACGCGGACGGCGGCGACGGTGCCCGCCGAGGCGAACGCGAGCGTGGCGGTGTCCTTGGCCGTGAGGGTGCCGTCCGCGTCCACGGTCTGCTCGACGTCGGCACGGGTCACCGTGGCGACGCGGTAGCTCGGGCCGTCGTCGCCGGACATCGCCCAGGCGGTCCCCGCGCCGGCCGCGACGACGGCGAGCGCGGCCACCCCGGCGACGGTCCGGCGCCGACGTCGCTGCCGGCGGCGCCGGGCCGGCGCGCGATCAGCCATTGCCGTTGCCCGTCGACGAGGCGACGCCGTTGCGGGGGCCGCCACCCTGGCCGGCGAGTGCCGTGGTGCACGAGCCGCTGACCTTGCTGCTCAGCGCGATCGCCCGCGCGGTGACCGCGCCGGAGGAGTTGGTCGAGCCCTGCACGACCGCGCAGGTGCCGACCTTGGCCGACTTCGCCGTCGTCGTCACGGTGCGGGTGTACTTCGTGGCCGAGGTGACGGTGATCGTCCCCGTCGAGGTCGCGGAGCTCGCCGAGCTCGACCCCGAGCCGGCCGGGCGGGCCGTCACCGCGACGGTGATGGTCGAGCCCGACACCTTCGTGACCTTGCCGGCCACGATCGCGCCGCGCTGGCCGCCCTGTCGGCCGCCCTGCCCCCCGGGCATCCCGCTGGGCGCGCCACCGCTGGGCATGCCGCTCGGCCGGGCGCCGCCGCTCGGGGCGCCGCCACCGTTCGGCGCGCCGCCCTGCTGCCCGCCGGGAGCGCCGCCGCCGAAGCCGCCGACGCTGCACGTGCCGTTCGTGGCCTTCGTGATGCGCACCGTGGTGGCGGTGACGGCGGTCGCCGCCGAGCCCGCCGAACCCGACGAGCCCGACGAGCTCGCCGCCGCGCCGACGACGCACGAGCCGACGGTGACGTCGGCGAGCGTGCCCGACCGCTGCACGGTGAAGGTCGTCTTGGCCGTGTAGGTCACCGCGGACTGGCTGCTGGAGCTCTGGACCTGCAGGGTCTTGCCGCTGACCTGCGCGATCTCGCCGGACGCCGCGGCCCCCGGCCCGCCGTTGCCGCCACCGTTGCCGGTTCCGTTGCCGCCCCCGTTGCCCGCGGCGGCCGAGCCGGATGCGGCGTTGCCGGCGGGGCTGGCGTTGCCGGTGCCGCCGTCCGAGCCGCTGGAGCAGGCGGCCAGCGCGACGGTGAGCGCGCAGCCGCCGGCCAGGGCGGCGACGACGGTCCCGCGGCGGCGGGACGGAACGGACGGGAGGTGCTTCATCACAGGTGTCCTTCGTGAGGTCGGTGCTGGGGTCGGGTGGGCGGAACGGGTCATTCGCTGCGCAGCGCGTCGATCGGCGCGAGCCGCGCAGCGCGGCTCGCGGGGTACACGCCGAAGACGAGGCCGATCGCGACGGCGACGCCGATCGCGACGGCGATCGCGGTCGAGGAGACCGTGATCTCGTTGGA
This window encodes:
- a CDS encoding HlyD family efflux transporter periplasmic adaptor subunit, translated to MADRAPARRRRQRRRRRTVAGVAALAVVAAGAGTAWAMSGDDGPSYRVATVTRADVEQTVDADGTLTAKDTATLAFASAGTVAAVRVAVGDTVTAGQTVATLDPDDLEAAVDDARTAVAQAKEQLATDREAQANGTTVSTSTGGSGASSTSGTGSTGTGTGTGTGTTGGTTSANAVSTTALDTDAVAAVRLVAARTPTTSSSSAGSAVTSAQQAVISAQQALDKALAAQDDAVDDLVDSCAASAESSPTTVTATAGDDGTVSGQVSSASAVTLRTKSGDLAETTSANPQRPSAGGSYSFAGLTAGTTYRVEIARTATVDTDACQDAVSAVGSGQKALDKAATSLSSALATLTKAVTALVKSGTGSTSGGTGSTGTGSTGGSSSGSTGGSTGGSRSGGTTPTTGGSTGSGTTSGSASGSTSGSSSGSGSSSGSSSGSSSGTTVTAERIAADVKTVDAKQAALAVAKQAVGHATLTSSVGGTVAAVDVAKGDTVSASSSSSTITVVGRGTLAVTVDVAIADIDLVKVGQSAAVTVDGRTAPVPAKVSYIGATNTSSSSGSSATYPVTVTLTRRYAALYDGMGAGVSIDVGTASKVLTVPVSALHTTSRASTVQVRNGKTVSTKTVQVGLVGTERAQVTSGLAAGDEVVLAEISAAVPSSSSTSSTRRGGSSTLGGLTGSNGGGSGGGGGFGGGPPGR
- a CDS encoding glycine hydroxymethyltransferase: MSLPFDAATASSAYQAALQVIESVEPTVAGAIRGELADQRASLKLIASENYASPATLLTMGTWLSDKYAEGTVGHRFYAACQNIDTVEQAAAEHAKALFGASHAYVQPHSGIDANLVAFWAILAQRIESPALAEAGAKHVNDLTEDDWQQLRRAMGNQRALGMSLDAGGHLTHGFRPNISGKMFEQSSYGTDPETGLLDYDAVRATAREFKPLVLIAGYSAYPRKVNFATMREIADEVGAVLMVDMAHFAGLVAGKVFTGDFDPVPHAHVVTTTTHKSLRGPRGGMVLCQPEFADSVDRGCPMVLGGPLGHVMAAKAVALAEARQDSFRAHAQDVADNAVALAEGLSRRGVRLVTGGTENHLVLLDVSGFGITGRQAESALLDSGIVTNRNAIPRDPNGAWYTSGVRIGTPALTSRGFGTAEFDRVAELIVDVLTATAPTAAASGGSSKAKYTIADGVAEKTHTAADELLAANPLYPGLDLG
- a CDS encoding NAD(P)H-binding protein yields the protein MTTYAVTGASGQLGHLAAERLLQRVDASDVVLLSRDPAKLAQFADRGATVRAADFTRPETLADAFAGVDRLLLVSTDAIGERVAHHRAAIDAAVAAGVERIAYTSLPRPTADNPAGVVPDHAATEEYLRASGLGWSMLRNNLYADMQVDAVRQAAAHGSFVTNYGAGRAAFVTRADCAAAAVGALVSDTGDVVHDVTGPEAWTAEGLAGLASEVSGTQVGVTDLDDAAYAETLAGVGLPQPVVELVVSFGRSVREGFLADVTTAVRDLGGADATSLRDLVSRPGDLVS
- a CDS encoding acyl-CoA dehydrogenase; this encodes MASATSDFDQYRLTEEQQLLRKSVRELAEDRIAPRAAEIDETGEFPYDVRDALVRAGFHAVHVPEEYGGMGADALSACIVVEEVARVCASSSLIPAVNKLGSQPVILSGSEELKAQVLPPLASGEAMFSYALSEREAGSDAASMRTRAVRDGEHWVLNGTKAWISNAGVSSWYTVMAVTEPGKGPKGISAFVVHQDDPGFSVGPKERKLGIKGSPTCEIHFEDCTIPADRIVGEPGTGFKTALRTLDHTRLAIGAQALGIAQGAFDQAVGYIKERRQFGQAIADFQGVQFMVADMGMRIEAARQLVYAAAARAEREEPGLTFSSSAAKVFASDTAMSVTVDAVQLFGGAGFTKDFPVERMMRDAKITQIYEGTNQINRMVMARQLLK
- a CDS encoding Rrf2 family transcriptional regulator produces the protein MAGRANTQFSVAAHALVYLAGAGGGFGAHARPVSSDELAQSVNVNPVHLRRVLGPLREAGLLRSRPGARGGWELARAAEHIRLDEVWEVVVTGALVATHGPNPSCPIGRQVHGLLGDIEDDMAQAVRAALHRRTVAELVRRVSDEIPADRG